In Lodderomyces elongisporus chromosome 1, complete sequence, a genomic segment contains:
- the TAD2 gene encoding tRNA(adenine34) deaminase: MAPDLSQHFKFMAVALFVGYKALLKNETPVACVVTRGCQIISIGYNHTNITLNGTKHAEFIALGRLKEPVDYKNLTLYVTVEPCIMCASYLRQLGLKNVIYGCGNDRFGGAGTILPLHNDPKLPHKPLTCIDGICRTEAIQLLRNFYIQENESAPTPKLKKNKDIDDKVFPPNINPHLDEYPEFYGEARIKRKDTELTPIVGKGYNVSEFLNLEELKKVPHLEEELGSVTNDQVADFEALFYDINESGHVLYEQHVEKYDSKRRKLSLDSQ; this comes from the coding sequence ATGGCGCCTGACCTATCGCAGCATTTCAAGTTTATGGCAGTAGCCTTATTCGTTGGATACAAAGCGCTCTTGAAGAATGAAACTCCTGTGGCGTGTGTGGTAACTCGCGGTTGCCAGATTATAAGCATTGGTTACAATCACACCAACATTACTTTAAACGGTACTAAGCATGCAGAGTTCATTGCGCTAGGCAGACTAAAAGAGCCTGTAGATTACAAGAATTTGACATTGTATGTTACGGTAGAGCCGTGTATCATGTGCGCCTCATACTTGCGCCAACTAGGTCTCAAAAATGTCATATATGGGTGTGGTAATGACCGTTTTGGTGGAGCTGGAACGATCTTACCACTACACAATGATCCAAAACTTCCGCATAAACCATTGACGTGTATAGATGGAATTTGCAGAACAGAGGCTATACAATTGTTACGAAATTTTTACATTCAAGAAAACGAATCAGCACCAACCCCAAAgctaaaaaagaacaaagataTAGATGACAAGGTGTTCCCGCCTAATATCAATCCACATTTAGATGAGTATCCCGAATTTTATGGTGAAGCCCGTATCAAACGAAAGGACACAGAGTTAACTCCAATAGTTGGTAAAGGGTACAACGTGTCTGAGTTTCTTAACcttgaagaattgaaaaaagttCCGCATTTGGAGGAGGAATTGGGCAGTGTAACAAATGATCAAGTGGCTGATTTTGAAGCATTATTTTATGATATAAATGAATCAGGACATGTGTTGTATGAGCAACACGTTGAAAAGTATGATTCCAAAAGGCGAAAGCTTAGCTTGGATAGCCAATAA
- a CDS encoding uncharacterized protein (BUSCO:EOG09262ILV), with protein sequence MNDSDDEYVSGTGGETKSPSSRLSSTTPGSASGLKDGISARTRSRGGEISDLKKANGYAWEDEYQRSWDIVKDDEWGNGSFEAMVQSIIENRKKKIMKNPSVPYQRGIIRTLVIAIDGSQAMAEKDLRPTRLSMTLNYLQEFVVEFFDQNPISQIGIVLMRNGVANLVSEVSGSPQYHIDKLRQLKARQHNKFEPKGDPSLQNTLEMARSLLKFNFGTSSNNTKNSKEILVVLGSLFTSDPGNIHKTIEGLVKDEIKVRVIGLSAQVAICQELVNRTNHEPKNTMSKNYGVIMNEYHFKELLMDCVTPLPLTEEFRKPTESTNQGGTAGVPVIKMGFPSKAQPNVTSAIGNTEFTVEFPNLNASYPTQGSAESKDVIEVSNNSLRQSASLIIGYRCPQCKSKVCNLPTICPVCGLMLILSTHLARSYHHLVPLAPYVEVEVKSAYDSEECYGCQLRFPKGVDLKVEKKSLDSMISSRYKCPKCKKDFCINCDVFVHEVLHNCPGCENGI encoded by the coding sequence ATGAATGATTCAGATGATGAATATGTGTCCGGTACTGGTGGTGAGACTAAATCGCCATCTTCGCGTTTATCATCAACTACTCCGGGTTCTGCGTCAGGCCTTAAAGATGGTATCTCTGCAAGAACAAGGTCCAGAGGAGGCGAAATCAGTGATTTGAAGAAAGCAAACGGGTATGCATGGGAAGACGAGTACCAAAGATCATGGGATATTGTCAAAGACGATGAATGGGGAAATGGATCATTTGAAGCAATGGTGCAGTCCATTAttgaaaacagaaaaaagaaaatcatgAAAAATCCTAGTGTTCCATATCAAAGAGGAATCATTAGAACATTGGTTATAGCTATTGACGGCTCCCAGGCTATGGCTGAGAAAGATCTTAGACCAACTAGACTCTCAATGACTCTTAACTATTTACAAGAGTTTGTGGTGGAGttttttgatcaaaatcCAATATCCCAAATTGGAATTGTACTAATGAGAAATGGTGTTGCAAATTTAGTTAGTGAAGTAAGTGGACTGCCGCAATACCATATAGACAAGCTTAGGCAATTGAAAGCACGACAGCATAATAAGTTTGAGCCAAAGGGAGACCCTTCTTTGCAGAATACTTTGGAAATGGCACGCTCGTTGCTAAAATTTAACTTTGGAACATCGTCAAATAATACGAAAAACTCCAAAGAAATACTTGTTGTGTTAGGCTCTTTGTTCACTAGTGACCCGGGAAACATTCATAAGACCATAGAAGGGCTCGTCAAAGACGAAATCAAAGTAAGAGTCATTGGGCTCTCAGCACAAGTTGCTATTTGCCAAGAACTAGTCAATAGAACAAATCACGAGCCAAAGAATACAATGTCGAAGAATTACGGTGTCATCATGAATGAATATCATTTCAAAGAACTACTTATGGATTGTGTCACGCCGCTACCATTGACAGAAGAGTTCCGTAAACCAACAGAGTCAACAAACCAAGGAGGCACTGCTGGGGTTCCAGTAATTAAAATGGGGTTCCCTTCGAAAGCTCAGCCTAATGTAACGTCGGCTATAGGCAATACTGAGTTTACAGTGGAGTTCCCCAATCTCAATGCTTCCTATCCGACGCAGGGCTCTGCGGAGTCTAAAGACGTTATTGAAGTGAGTAACAACAGTTTGCGACAATCAGCTAGCTTGATAATTGGTTATCGTTGTCCACAATGCAAGAGCAAGGTTTGCAATTTACCTACAATCTGTCCCGTTTGTGGTTTGATGCTTATTTTATCAACACATTTGGCACGATCGTACCACCACTTGGTTCCCTTGGCTCCTTATGTAGAGGTGGAAGTTAAAAGTGCTTACGACAGTGAAGAGTGTTATGGTTGTCAGCTCCGGTTCCCCAAAGGTGTAGACCTTAAagtagaaaagaagagtttGGATTCAATGATAAGCTCGCGGTATAAATGTccaaaatgcaaaaaagattttTGCATAAACTGTGATGTTTTCGTCCATGAAGTATTACACAACTGTCCTGGTTGTGAAAATGGGA